The stretch of DNA AGTTCAGCTGCTCTACTCTCCNGGGGATTTCTTCACCACCGACTTGTCGCAACTGGTGTGGGTCATCACCGCGTACTCGCTGGTTGCCGCGTTGGCCACCGGATTCGTGGGCCGACTAGGTGACCAATTTGGTCGACGCAAGATCCTGGTTGCCATCTTGCTTATTTCGGCGGTCGGCTCGGTGATTAGTGCCATGGCCCCGACGTTCGGCGTGCTTGTTGCGGGCCGCGCGTTGCAAGGTGTCTCCGGTGCGGTGCTGCCGTTGGCCATTGGGATGGTTCGTTCCACCTTCCCGGCGGCGAAGGTCAGCATGGGCATTGCCGTAGTCAGCACCTCGGCGCTCATCGCCGGTGCGGCAGGGATGCTCGGCGGAGGCCTATTNTTGGACTACGCCACCTGGCACTACATCTTCTGGACCGCGGCCGTCGCGGCGTGTCTTGCAGCGATGCTGGTGCACTTCGGTATCGCCCGGGAACCACGCGAATCCCTGGCGGCAGCCGGCCGGATTGACTACTTTGGTGGTCTGCTCTTTGGTGTGGCGATAGCTTCCACCCTCTATGGCCTGACCCTGAGCAAGAATCACGGCTGGACCGATGTGTCGGTGCTCGGATTCGTGATTGGCGGACTGGTTGTGCTGGCGCTGTGGATCAAGTGGGAGCTTCGCATTGACGAGCCGATGATCAACGTGCGGATGTTCGGTGAACGCAAGTTTGCCTTGGGCATGCTGGCCACCGCGCTGATCGCGGTCGGCCCTATAGGCACCATGAACATCCTGTCCGTGACGATCTACCGCAATCCGAGCAGTGTGACCATGTCAGATGGCAGCATCCTGGACCTGCCGGTGGGGCTGGGACTGAGCGCCACCATGACAGGACTTCTCGGATTCATTACAGCGAGTGCCGCCTTCGCGATTTCGCCGCTGATCGGCAAGATCTCCGCACGTTTCGGCGCCCGCATGGGGCTGATGATCGGCTCGCTGTTAACCATTGCCGGGTTGCTCGTCGTTTGCCTGTCACCCAGCAGTTTGCCCGTGGTCATCAGTGGCTTGGTGGTTGTTATTTTCGGGACTGGGTTCCTTTACTCGGGAATGCCAACAGTCATCGT from Arthrobacter polaris encodes:
- a CDS encoding MFS transporter; the encoded protein is MLYSPGDFFTTDLSQLVWVITAYSLVAALATGFVGRLGDQFGRRKILVAILLISAVGSVISAMAPTFGVLVAGRALQGVSGAVLPLAIGMVRSTFPAAKVSMGIAVVSTSALIAGAAGMLGGGLXLDYATWHYIFWTAAVAACLAAMLVHFGIAREPRESLAAAGRIDYFGGLLFGVAIASTLYGLTLSKNHGWTDVSVLGFVIGGLVVLALWIKWELRIDEPMINVRMFGERKFALGMLATALIAVGPIGTMNILSVTIYRNPSSVTMSDGSILDLPVGLGLSATMTGLLGFITASAAFAISPLIGKISARFGARMGLMIGSLLTIAGLLVVCLSPSSLPVVISGLVVVIFGTGFLYSGMPTVIVECVLPEQTSTATAVNAVTRTAFQAVAASVVGLMLAFSPVVAGENAFVSLXGFFLVVGVLIATCVLTIVVVFFIPPTKALNAPELEIQVNSLTH